A region from the Salicibibacter cibarius genome encodes:
- a CDS encoding MaoC family dehydratase, whose protein sequence is MFYEDIEVGEQLPVIEKDPITRVQLVKYAGASGDFNPLHTDEDVGEQAGTGLIAHGMLIMGMAAEGVTTWMPRKNVKKFNVRFQKMTYPGDKIRVEGSILEKKDDHRVVGEVQAVNQDGEVKVKGKFECELPAK, encoded by the coding sequence ATGTTCTATGAAGATATAGAAGTTGGCGAGCAGTTGCCGGTGATTGAAAAAGATCCGATAACGCGAGTGCAATTGGTGAAATACGCCGGTGCTTCCGGGGATTTTAATCCATTGCACACGGATGAAGACGTTGGCGAGCAAGCCGGAACCGGTTTGATCGCTCATGGAATGCTGATTATGGGGATGGCGGCCGAGGGTGTGACTACATGGATGCCCAGAAAAAACGTGAAAAAATTTAATGTGCGCTTTCAAAAGATGACTTATCCCGGTGACAAGATACGGGTCGAAGGCTCTATTTTGGAAAAGAAAGATGATCATCGGGTTGTGGGTGAAGTTCAAGCGGTGAATCAGGATGGGGAAGTGAAAGTAAAAGGGAAATTCGAATGTGAACTCCCAGCAAAATGA